A genomic window from Pirellulaceae bacterium includes:
- the solA gene encoding N-methyl-L-tryptophan oxidase — MTACYDCVVIGLGGVGSAVVYQLALGGYRVLGVDQYAPPHMHGSSHGQTRIIRKAYFEHPDYVPLLIRAYELWRQLEGDVGKQLYWPTGLLQVGPADGSVLSGVRRSASTHQLPIQEMTMREAIARFPGVRGPDDWQAILELDAGFLEVEACVSAHLELARRSGAELLPNTHVVAWQVNKHSQGVTVQTVGQRYQAQRLVIAAGPWADNCLGCYRLPLRVLRKYVYWFKVPQSYHFSCGFPCFFYDTPEGYFYGFPDHGGQGFKVARHSGGTPVQTVQGANHPVDVHDRQAVESFLQRYMPDVTRQLAQWQGCYYTMTPDEHFIVDTLPEAPSVVIVAGLSGHGFKFTSVLGEIAAQLVTDRTPTLNTSFLGLQRLLS, encoded by the coding sequence ATGACTGCCTGCTACGATTGCGTAGTCATTGGATTAGGTGGAGTCGGCAGCGCGGTAGTCTACCAGCTTGCGCTCGGTGGCTACCGCGTGTTGGGTGTTGACCAATATGCTCCGCCCCACATGCATGGTAGTTCGCACGGTCAGACTCGGATTATCCGCAAGGCGTACTTCGAGCACCCCGACTACGTACCGCTGCTCATACGGGCCTATGAGCTCTGGCGTCAACTGGAAGGCGACGTCGGCAAGCAACTCTATTGGCCAACCGGCTTGCTGCAGGTTGGTCCGGCCGATGGCAGTGTCTTATCAGGCGTCCGCCGCAGCGCCAGCACGCATCAATTGCCCATCCAGGAAATGACAATGCGCGAGGCCATTGCGCGCTTTCCCGGAGTGCGAGGCCCAGACGATTGGCAAGCAATTCTTGAGCTAGATGCGGGGTTCTTAGAAGTCGAAGCGTGTGTGTCTGCTCACCTGGAACTGGCTCGGCGCTCGGGAGCTGAACTTCTGCCAAATACACACGTTGTTGCTTGGCAGGTGAATAAACATAGTCAGGGCGTAACCGTTCAGACCGTCGGGCAACGCTATCAAGCGCAGCGTTTAGTCATTGCCGCCGGACCGTGGGCCGATAACTGCCTGGGCTGCTATCGGCTACCGTTGCGCGTACTGCGGAAGTATGTATACTGGTTCAAGGTTCCACAATCCTATCATTTCAGTTGCGGCTTTCCCTGCTTCTTCTACGACACTCCAGAGGGCTACTTTTACGGCTTTCCGGATCACGGTGGACAAGGATTTAAAGTAGCCCGGCACAGTGGTGGCACCCCAGTCCAAACCGTTCAGGGAGCCAATCATCCCGTCGATGTCCACGATCGACAAGCGGTTGAATCATTCCTGCAACGTTACATGCCGGATGTCACCCGGCAACTGGCTCAGTGGCAAGGTTGTTACTACACCATGACACCCGATGAGCACTTCATTGTCGACACCTTGCCCGAAGCCCCCAGCGTGGTAATCGTCGCGGGCCTGTCCGGGCACGGCTTTAAATTCACGTCGGTCCTCGGCGAAATCGCCGCACAATTAGTCACCGATCGCACCCCGACGCTCAACACAAGCTTTCTTGGCCTACAGCGACTGCTTTCGTAA
- a CDS encoding PAS domain S-box protein, whose translation MLPEEPSRLSPHQNERADSRARVPAGAKQSGGESFATSISVDLLSESVSRLDEGILITGDDVDWPQPTILFANDAMCRLTGYAAEELVGETPQRLHGEFVERATIERITAELHAGLAALARLVILRKDQTLVVVELFVSPLFDSQGRRTNFLAIFRDLTHEKQSEEAIRASETRYRMAIELTGLLPWTTNQDGEVVEDSPIWRKFTGLSFAEFQGMGWSKAIHPDDVGATLNSWRKAIVEQTPFETEFRLRRFDGTYRTFMCRAVPLIEQGGRVQKWFGTNTDITERRQGEARIAADLDAMTRLHQLGTLSAGDGNLSAVLEGIVETAIALAKSDFGDIQLLDPATGRLRIVAQCGFPQWWLDFWNEVPEGTGACGAALQGGQPVIVEDVEQSPIFVGTEALETMRRVNVRAVISTPLISRKGKLLGIFSTHFRVPHQPAELDLLLFDLLARQAADIIERQTTEMELRHAYERQKKVLAVETVGVMFWDLITSRMTDANQTFLNMMGYSREDLESGELTWQKLTPPEYVEASLAEIRKFAATGRVGPYEKEYFRKDGSRKLLLFAGSALGENQCVEFCIDISDRKRAEQIAHDREERLAAVINTTSDAIITIDHHGNIVSANPATERLFGYGTAELVGRNVRILMPNPYCDEHDSYIKSYLETGKARIIGIGREVIGKRKDGSTFPIDLNVSEIPHLRLFTGIIRDISERKNLQRDVLGIAEDEQRRIGQDLHDGVQQELAGIGLLAQTLLSNLQRELDRHSNPSVEQCCQLTQKILAGLTRTHQDVRTISRGLIPIQLGSSGLMDALRELALRTDGLKQIKCAFKCDRPVNINDSTTATHLFRIAQEAVTNSMRHSQAQHILIELQETDEGNFLLKVADDGIGFDSLAAADGLGLRSMRYRAGLIGAHLMITPGDSGGTLVTCKVYRESTTK comes from the coding sequence ATGCTGCCAGAAGAGCCATCGCGATTGTCTCCACATCAAAATGAACGCGCGGATTCAAGAGCGCGCGTTCCCGCCGGTGCAAAGCAGAGCGGTGGGGAATCTTTCGCGACCTCGATTTCCGTCGATTTATTATCCGAGTCAGTCTCGCGTCTCGATGAAGGCATTTTGATCACTGGCGATGATGTGGACTGGCCGCAGCCCACAATTCTCTTTGCCAATGATGCAATGTGCCGACTGACCGGATACGCGGCAGAGGAATTGGTCGGCGAGACTCCCCAGCGATTGCATGGGGAGTTCGTGGAGCGAGCAACAATCGAACGGATAACGGCTGAATTGCATGCCGGACTCGCGGCGTTGGCTAGGTTGGTCATCCTACGCAAAGACCAAACGCTCGTCGTTGTTGAGCTGTTCGTTTCGCCACTGTTTGACAGCCAGGGTCGCCGGACGAATTTTCTGGCCATCTTCCGGGACCTGACCCATGAGAAACAGTCAGAGGAAGCGATTCGCGCCAGCGAAACCCGTTATCGCATGGCAATTGAGCTGACTGGACTGCTGCCCTGGACCACCAATCAGGATGGAGAAGTGGTCGAAGATAGCCCAATTTGGAGAAAGTTTACCGGCTTGAGTTTCGCGGAATTTCAAGGCATGGGATGGAGCAAGGCGATCCATCCTGACGATGTTGGGGCGACACTTAATTCTTGGCGCAAGGCAATTGTTGAGCAGACTCCCTTTGAAACCGAATTCCGCTTGCGCCGATTCGATGGAACGTATCGAACCTTCATGTGTCGAGCGGTTCCATTGATTGAGCAGGGAGGTCGCGTCCAGAAATGGTTTGGCACCAATACCGATATCACCGAACGCAGACAGGGGGAAGCACGGATTGCTGCGGACCTGGACGCGATGACGCGACTACATCAACTCGGTACGCTCTCGGCCGGTGATGGTAATTTGTCGGCAGTCCTTGAGGGAATTGTCGAAACGGCGATTGCCCTTGCTAAATCCGATTTTGGAGACATCCAGTTGTTAGATCCTGCGACCGGCCGCCTGAGAATAGTGGCTCAATGTGGGTTTCCGCAGTGGTGGCTCGATTTCTGGAATGAGGTTCCCGAGGGGACTGGGGCTTGCGGCGCTGCCTTACAAGGAGGCCAGCCAGTCATCGTCGAAGACGTCGAGCAAAGTCCGATTTTTGTTGGCACAGAAGCACTTGAGACCATGCGGCGTGTTAATGTCCGAGCCGTGATATCGACACCGCTGATCAGCCGAAAGGGAAAATTGCTGGGCATCTTTTCCACGCATTTTCGGGTTCCGCACCAACCTGCCGAATTGGATTTGCTGTTATTTGACTTGTTGGCGCGTCAAGCGGCTGACATTATCGAGCGTCAAACAACCGAGATGGAATTGCGTCACGCCTATGAGCGACAGAAGAAGGTTCTGGCGGTAGAGACGGTCGGGGTGATGTTTTGGGATTTAATCACGTCAAGAATGACAGACGCCAACCAGACCTTTTTGAACATGATGGGCTACAGCCGGGAAGATTTAGAGTCCGGCGAGTTGACCTGGCAAAAACTCACACCTCCCGAATACGTGGAGGCGAGCCTGGCGGAGATTCGAAAATTTGCCGCGACCGGCCGGGTGGGGCCCTATGAGAAAGAGTATTTTCGAAAAGACGGTTCAAGGAAACTGCTATTGTTTGCCGGCAGTGCTCTGGGCGAAAACCAGTGCGTAGAATTCTGCATTGATATTTCCGATCGCAAGCGCGCTGAGCAGATCGCACATGATCGAGAAGAGCGGTTGGCAGCCGTCATTAACACCACCTCCGACGCGATCATTACGATCGATCACCACGGTAACATTGTCTCGGCGAACCCTGCTACTGAGCGACTCTTTGGTTACGGGACAGCTGAACTTGTCGGTCGCAACGTCCGAATCTTGATGCCGAATCCCTATTGCGACGAACACGATTCCTACATCAAGAGTTATCTGGAAACTGGCAAAGCCCGCATTATCGGTATCGGTCGCGAGGTCATTGGCAAACGGAAAGATGGTTCCACCTTTCCGATCGACCTGAACGTCAGCGAGATTCCTCATCTCCGCCTCTTCACGGGAATTATCCGCGACATTAGCGAGCGCAAAAACCTGCAGCGGGATGTTTTGGGAATTGCTGAGGATGAACAGCGTCGGATCGGGCAGGACTTGCATGACGGTGTGCAGCAGGAACTGGCAGGTATTGGCCTATTAGCTCAGACGCTGCTAAGCAATCTCCAACGCGAATTGGACCGCCATTCCAATCCCAGCGTTGAACAATGCTGCCAGCTGACCCAAAAAATTTTGGCGGGTCTGACACGAACGCATCAGGACGTCAGGACCATTTCTCGGGGTTTAATTCCTATCCAGCTCGGTTCCAGTGGATTGATGGATGCGTTGCGCGAGTTGGCCTTGCGCACCGATGGTCTGAAACAGATTAAGTGCGCGTTCAAATGCGACCGACCGGTTAACATCAACGACAGTACCACAGCCACGCATCTATTTCGCATCGCCCAGGAGGCTGTGACAAATTCGATGAGGCACTCCCAAGCGCAACATATACTCATCGAACTCCAGGAAACCGATGAAGGGAATTTCTTACTCAAAGTTGCGGATGATGGTATCGGCTTCGATTCCCTCGCGGCAGCAGATGGTTTGGGACTAAGGAGTATGAGATACCGAGCTGGATTGATTGGTGCCCACCTGATGATCACCCCGGGGGACAGTGGTGGAACACTGGTAACTTGTAAAGTCTATCGAGAAAGTACCACAAAATGA
- a CDS encoding response regulator transcription factor, which translates to MKRNVTRTARILIVDDHPMMRDGLSAQISNEPDLEVCGEADDIELAFKLANELSPDLIIIDISLKTGHGIDLVKRLRERNSTTKMLINSMYDEAVYAERALQAGAMGYLNKQTARETLITAIRTVLDGKTYLSPAMTDRILKSRVGGMISPGKSPIESLSNRELEVLTLIGQGNRTGAIAEKLFLSVHTIDTYREKLKIKLNVANSAELNRYAAQWVLENG; encoded by the coding sequence ATGAAGCGAAACGTAACCCGTACTGCAAGAATTTTGATTGTCGATGATCATCCCATGATGCGGGATGGGTTGTCGGCACAAATTTCCAACGAGCCGGACCTGGAAGTCTGTGGTGAAGCAGACGATATCGAGCTGGCATTCAAACTGGCCAATGAACTCTCGCCAGATCTGATAATCATCGATATCTCGCTAAAGACCGGCCATGGAATCGATCTGGTCAAACGTCTTCGCGAACGAAACTCGACGACAAAAATGCTGATCAACTCCATGTATGACGAAGCCGTGTACGCCGAGCGGGCTTTGCAAGCCGGTGCTATGGGCTATCTCAACAAACAGACCGCACGCGAGACATTGATTACCGCCATTCGTACTGTTCTCGATGGCAAAACCTATCTGAGTCCCGCGATGACCGACCGAATTCTAAAGAGCAGGGTCGGAGGTATGATTTCACCCGGCAAGTCACCGATTGAAAGCCTGTCCAACCGAGAATTGGAGGTTTTAACCTTGATCGGCCAGGGCAATCGGACTGGTGCCATTGCTGAGAAACTATTTCTTAGCGTACACACGATTGACACGTATCGAGAGAAGCTGAAGATCAAGCTGAATGTGGCTAATTCGGCGGAACTCAATCGCTACGCCGCGCAATGGGTGCTCGAAAACGGATAA
- a CDS encoding bifunctional acetate--CoA ligase family protein/GNAT family N-acetyltransferase, with protein sequence MSVLNLEHLLAPNSVALIGASNREGKLGFVVLQNLLQAGFRGPIWPVNPKYPSIGSQQCWPSIAAMPAAPELAIIATPAPTIPTLIRELGEIGTRAAVVLSAGTQQPFTAVGTISQGCSGQVDAEFSENLNQTEQTTTIDQMILRAARPFGLRILGPNCVGLIVPHLGLNASFAHTDSLLGRLALISQSGALCTTLLDWARSRGIGFSHFVSLGNALDVDFGDLLNYLSNDQKTNGILLYIESIDEARKFMSAARAASRNKPVVVLKAGRFTEGARAAFSHTGALIGNDDVFDSAIRRAGMVRVNSIEALLAATETLARARPIAGNRFAILTNGGGPGVLATDALISRGGKLAELEASTIEALDRILPANWSKTNPVDIIGDADSERYVAALRILLNDSNCDAIMVMLVPVAVIDNQSVARSVVTEIKHTHTPILTCWLGADSVNGARRHFEQQEVPTYETPEAAIEAFMLMVDYQANQQALMQTPPSVPAEFSCDQGRVRQILSGVLGECRQALTEAEVNEVLKAYHVPVVETKVAATVEEAVELADQTGFPVALKILSPDITHKSDVGGVQLNIGSRSQLMETAQAMRNRIQRLHPTAHLAGFTVQPMVHRPQAQELIVGSMTDRVFGPTLLFGQGGKAVEVVNDKSVALPPLNLVLAADLIRRTRVYRSLQGYRDVPAANLEAIQLVVLKISQLICDFPEIEELDINPLLADSSGVVALDARIRVGPADKAEDRLAIRPYPSQEEQWITLSEGKQALLRPIRPEDEAAHHDFLDRLTAEDRYFRFFRAVADLDHSTLARFTQIDYDREMAFIAVGTNELGKPETWGVARAVSDADHREAEFAIVVRSDLHSHGIGHQLLNKLLGHCKQRGIQRIVGQTMSNNHAMLELARSFGFQILRTDDRKILKFQLDLA encoded by the coding sequence ATGAGCGTTCTCAATCTTGAACACCTGCTGGCACCGAACTCTGTGGCTTTGATCGGAGCCTCCAATAGGGAGGGTAAACTTGGCTTTGTCGTGCTGCAAAATTTATTGCAAGCAGGTTTTCGCGGACCGATCTGGCCGGTCAACCCAAAATACCCTTCAATTGGCTCACAACAATGCTGGCCAAGCATAGCCGCGATGCCAGCGGCACCGGAGCTGGCGATAATTGCTACGCCAGCTCCCACGATTCCGACCTTGATTCGCGAGTTGGGTGAGATAGGAACACGTGCGGCGGTCGTCCTCAGCGCAGGTACCCAACAACCGTTCACGGCGGTCGGTACCATTTCTCAAGGGTGCTCTGGACAGGTGGATGCTGAATTCTCGGAAAACTTGAACCAGACGGAGCAAACGACAACGATCGACCAGATGATACTGAGAGCCGCCCGACCTTTCGGACTGCGAATCCTTGGGCCCAACTGTGTCGGTTTGATCGTTCCCCATCTTGGACTCAATGCCAGTTTCGCCCACACCGATTCCTTGCTAGGTCGATTGGCACTGATTTCACAGTCGGGGGCCTTATGCACGACACTGCTCGATTGGGCTAGGTCGCGAGGAATCGGATTCTCACATTTCGTTTCCTTGGGCAACGCGCTGGACGTGGATTTTGGTGACCTCTTGAATTACTTGAGCAATGATCAAAAAACCAATGGAATTTTGCTGTACATTGAGTCGATTGACGAAGCCAGAAAGTTTATGTCCGCAGCGCGGGCAGCCTCGCGCAACAAACCGGTGGTGGTACTCAAGGCCGGACGATTCACAGAGGGCGCCCGGGCAGCGTTCTCGCATACCGGCGCATTAATTGGCAATGATGACGTGTTTGACAGCGCCATTCGGCGAGCGGGAATGGTGCGTGTGAACTCGATCGAAGCTTTACTGGCCGCGACCGAAACACTGGCACGGGCGCGGCCAATTGCCGGTAACCGATTTGCCATTCTGACCAATGGTGGCGGGCCGGGAGTGCTGGCAACCGATGCACTCATTTCGCGCGGTGGCAAGCTGGCTGAGTTGGAAGCTTCCACGATTGAAGCTCTGGACCGCATCCTGCCGGCCAATTGGTCGAAAACGAATCCGGTAGACATCATTGGCGATGCCGATTCCGAGCGTTACGTAGCAGCGCTGCGAATTCTACTCAATGATTCCAATTGCGACGCGATTATGGTCATGCTGGTTCCGGTTGCGGTTATCGATAATCAGTCGGTGGCTCGCAGTGTCGTGACAGAAATCAAACACACGCATACGCCAATCCTGACCTGCTGGCTTGGTGCAGATTCCGTGAATGGGGCGCGGCGACATTTTGAACAACAGGAAGTTCCCACCTATGAGACTCCCGAGGCGGCAATCGAAGCCTTCATGTTAATGGTCGACTACCAAGCCAACCAACAAGCATTGATGCAAACTCCCCCATCAGTGCCCGCAGAGTTTAGTTGTGATCAGGGACGAGTTCGCCAGATACTCTCGGGAGTTTTGGGAGAATGCCGACAAGCCTTAACGGAAGCCGAAGTCAACGAAGTCTTGAAAGCCTATCACGTTCCTGTGGTCGAAACGAAAGTCGCCGCCACGGTGGAAGAAGCAGTCGAGCTTGCGGACCAGACCGGATTTCCGGTAGCGTTAAAAATCTTGTCACCCGATATCACGCACAAGAGTGATGTAGGAGGCGTGCAGTTAAACATTGGGTCGAGAAGTCAACTCATGGAGACTGCCCAGGCCATGCGGAATCGCATTCAGCGACTACATCCTACCGCGCATTTGGCTGGTTTTACGGTACAGCCGATGGTGCATCGTCCGCAAGCACAGGAGTTGATCGTCGGTTCCATGACCGACCGAGTTTTTGGGCCTACCTTATTATTTGGACAGGGAGGAAAGGCTGTCGAGGTTGTCAACGATAAATCGGTCGCATTGCCACCGCTTAATTTGGTTCTGGCCGCTGACTTGATTCGTCGAACTCGAGTCTACCGATCGCTCCAGGGCTATCGAGATGTCCCCGCAGCCAATCTGGAAGCTATCCAACTGGTTGTGCTCAAAATATCGCAGTTGATTTGTGATTTTCCAGAAATCGAGGAATTGGATATCAATCCGCTGTTAGCCGATTCCTCAGGAGTAGTTGCCCTCGATGCCCGAATTCGCGTAGGTCCCGCTGATAAGGCAGAGGATAGGCTGGCGATTCGCCCTTATCCAAGTCAGGAAGAGCAATGGATCACGTTGAGCGAAGGAAAGCAGGCGCTGCTCCGACCGATCAGGCCGGAAGACGAAGCGGCGCATCACGATTTTCTCGATCGGCTTACGGCTGAAGATCGCTACTTCCGCTTTTTTCGGGCCGTGGCCGACTTGGACCATTCAACATTGGCCCGATTCACCCAGATCGATTACGACCGCGAGATGGCCTTTATCGCTGTTGGAACAAATGAACTTGGAAAGCCAGAGACCTGGGGAGTCGCCCGAGCTGTCTCCGATGCCGACCACCGCGAGGCTGAATTCGCGATTGTGGTTCGTTCGGACTTGCACAGTCACGGTATCGGCCATCAACTGCTGAACAAGCTACTAGGGCATTGCAAACAGCGCGGCATTCAACGTATCGTTGGGCAAACGATGTCCAACAATCATGCCATGCTGGAATTGGCACGCAGTTTTGGGTTCCAAATTCTCAGAACTGATGACAGAAAGATACTCAAGTTCCAATTGGACTTGGCTTAA
- a CDS encoding PAC2 family protein gives MKTHSQELPHEENSFNKPWLVAVWPGMGQVAVSAGYYLVAKLQMELFAELSQHEFFDVEHVEVKSGLIKAGRLPRSRLFASKHPDKRMEIIVFIGEAQPPNGRYAYCKRLIDVAREMGIQRVFTFAAMATQMHPSHNSRVFGAAVDEASLDELKRLKVKILDDCQIGGLNGILLAAAAEQELRGTCLLGEIPHIFNHLPFPKASLAVLKVFSMIADIDIDTTELTDQVCAMDGRLGELLADVERMMHSPKPPDSEAASEFEPQQELGLEHSDRLIDEKARKLVERLFSNAQKDRSKAYELKHELDRLGLYQEYEDRFLDLFKNSA, from the coding sequence ATGAAAACGCATTCACAAGAACTTCCGCACGAAGAAAACAGCTTCAACAAACCTTGGCTGGTTGCGGTATGGCCTGGCATGGGGCAAGTGGCTGTCAGTGCGGGTTACTATTTGGTGGCTAAACTGCAGATGGAATTGTTTGCTGAGTTGTCACAACATGAGTTTTTTGATGTCGAACATGTGGAAGTTAAAAGCGGACTGATTAAGGCGGGACGATTACCTCGCAGTCGTTTGTTCGCGAGCAAACACCCCGACAAACGAATGGAGATCATTGTGTTCATTGGCGAAGCGCAACCCCCTAACGGCAGGTACGCGTATTGCAAACGATTGATAGACGTTGCGCGTGAAATGGGAATTCAACGCGTGTTCACGTTTGCTGCGATGGCAACTCAAATGCACCCCTCTCATAATTCCCGCGTCTTCGGAGCGGCCGTCGATGAAGCCAGCCTGGATGAGTTGAAACGATTGAAGGTGAAAATCCTGGACGATTGCCAGATTGGAGGTCTCAACGGAATCCTTCTTGCCGCAGCCGCTGAACAAGAATTGCGAGGCACTTGCTTGCTGGGCGAAATTCCGCATATTTTTAATCATCTTCCGTTTCCCAAAGCTTCGTTGGCGGTATTAAAAGTTTTCTCCATGATTGCCGACATCGACATCGACACCACGGAATTGACCGATCAGGTGTGCGCCATGGACGGGAGATTGGGTGAACTCCTGGCGGACGTCGAGCGAATGATGCACTCCCCAAAACCGCCTGATTCAGAAGCAGCTTCCGAATTTGAGCCCCAGCAAGAGCTTGGACTGGAACACTCGGATCGACTCATCGACGAGAAAGCCCGAAAGCTCGTCGAGCGCCTCTTTTCGAATGCGCAAAAGGACCGTTCCAAAGCCTACGAGCTAAAGCACGAACTCGACCGATTGGGGCTGTATCAGGAATATGAAGATCGCTTTCTCGATCTGTTCAAGAATTCAGCATGA
- a CDS encoding Hsp20/alpha crystallin family protein, producing MSGLLSRTKSGLTAPQRRSISPFREVENFIERFWNDEGDGWGIQMLAPALDMSETADAINLRLDLPGVNAKEIDIQVNRNQLTISGERKVEEEETGQTFHRAERRVGRFSRSVVLPCEVSDNNVEANYRDGVLRIKLPKSPESKSRHITVTT from the coding sequence ATGTCTGGACTATTGAGTAGAACCAAAAGTGGCCTGACTGCACCTCAGCGGCGATCAATTTCACCCTTTCGCGAGGTGGAGAATTTCATTGAACGCTTCTGGAATGATGAAGGTGACGGTTGGGGCATACAAATGCTCGCACCTGCGCTCGATATGAGTGAGACAGCGGATGCGATTAATTTGCGACTGGACTTGCCTGGCGTCAACGCAAAGGAAATTGATATCCAAGTCAACCGAAATCAATTGACGATCAGCGGAGAGCGCAAAGTCGAGGAAGAAGAAACCGGCCAGACCTTTCATCGTGCTGAACGACGTGTGGGTCGATTTTCGCGGTCTGTTGTGTTGCCCTGCGAGGTATCGGACAATAATGTTGAAGCCAATTATCGAGATGGCGTATTGCGAATTAAGTTACCCAAATCACCGGAGTCGAAATCAAGGCATATTACGGTAACAACTTAA
- a CDS encoding BON domain-containing protein, producing MKSDSELKRDVESELQWEPSVDEAHIGISAKDGIVTLTGHVPSFGEKFAAERAAKRVFGVKAVADELDVRLPGSAMRTDEDIARACVSALKNSYSIPDDHIKIVVNNGRVTLDGEVEWKYQRDAAYDAVRYISGVIAVINKLTIKAHASPKDVKNKIVAAFHRSADVDARRIDVETHDGKVTLRGDVRSWAEFEVAQHAAWAAPGVTAVDNKMKINP from the coding sequence ATGAAGAGTGATAGTGAATTGAAACGCGACGTCGAGAGTGAACTGCAATGGGAGCCAAGTGTCGATGAGGCTCATATCGGAATAAGCGCTAAAGACGGTATTGTGACGTTGACTGGACATGTGCCTTCGTTCGGAGAAAAATTCGCAGCCGAAAGAGCTGCCAAGCGAGTGTTTGGCGTAAAGGCGGTTGCCGACGAACTGGACGTGCGGCTACCAGGCAGTGCTATGCGAACGGATGAAGACATTGCCCGAGCATGCGTTAGCGCTCTGAAGAACTCCTACTCTATTCCCGATGACCACATCAAGATCGTGGTGAACAACGGTCGGGTGACGCTTGATGGAGAAGTGGAATGGAAATATCAACGCGATGCAGCATACGATGCCGTACGCTACATTTCTGGCGTTATCGCCGTAATCAACAAGCTTACAATCAAGGCCCACGCCTCTCCGAAAGATGTGAAGAACAAGATCGTGGCAGCCTTCCACCGCAGCGCTGACGTCGACGCTCGAAGGATCGATGTTGAAACGCACGATGGCAAGGTCACTCTTCGTGGCGACGTGCGTTCATGGGCGGAATTTGAGGTGGCTCAACACGCGGCCTGGGCAGCTCCCGGGGTAACCGCAGTCGACAATAAGATGAAAATCAATCCCTAG